A genomic window from Artemia franciscana chromosome 14, ASM3288406v1, whole genome shotgun sequence includes:
- the LOC136035770 gene encoding tRNA-queuosine alpha-mannosyltransferase-like gives MSNIKAYDVSEVNGEFKELITLVSIRLMDPSGIYILTDTMESTKPKILLIEPFYGGSHKQLIDKINDTLVTVGMETHLATLTAKKWHWRARVSALILWEQIPYLEFEYIFTSSVLSLAELMGLRPDLGKAKKIVYFHENQLVYPVREKKERDFQYGYNQITTCLVADAVVFNSEYNMQSFLHAIVPFLKLMPDYRIKNIPENISKKSIVLYFPIEVPKLPPFEKNGPLHIVWNHRWEHDKNPNDFFSALFELSDEKFEFRLSVLGESYADNPPIFQEAKEKLSEHVFRWGYLETKAEYFDTLLRGDVVISTAVHEFFGVSMLIASYARKLEVTLRRKYLFPSSSIVPLYKYCIRHTAEYGCLLYGDAPKTVLEPPQKIQNRQIEWAAPLHMSRSRL, from the exons atacaATGGAAAGCACCAAACCGAAAATTCTTTTAATCGAACCATTTTATGGGGGCTCGCACAAACAGCTGATTGACAAAATAAATG ATACTCTTGTGACGGTTGGAATGGAAACACATTTGGCAACACTGACGGCAAAGAAATGGCATTGGAGAGCCAGAGTCTCCGCGCTTATTTTATGGGAACAGATACCATATTTAGAATTTGA GTATATTTTCACAAGCTCTGTTTTGAGTTTGGCAGAGCTGATGGGCTTAAGACCAGACCTAGGCAAGGCAAAGAAAATAGTTTACTTCCATGAAAATCAACTAGTATATCCAGTAcgtgaaaagaaagaaagagactTTCAATATGGCTATAATCAAATAACAACATG tCTTGTTGCAGATGCCGTAGTTTTCAATTCAGAATACAACATGCAGAGTTTCTTACATGCCATTGTTCCATTTTTGAAGCTAATGCCAGACTACAGGATTAAGAATATTCCagaaaatatttcgaaaaagTCAATTGTCCTTTATTTTCCCATTGAAGTTCCTAAGTTACCGCCCTTTGAGAAGAACGGTCCACTTCATATTGTTTGGAATCATCGATG ggaacATGACAAGAACCCTAATGACTTTTTCAGTGCACTTTTCGAGTTGAGCGATGAGAAATTTGAATTTCGACTATCGGTGCTGGGTGAATCTTACGCAGATAATCCTCCAATATTTCAAGAAGCAAAAGAAAAGCTTTCAGAGCATGTATTCAGATGGGGTTACCTTGAGACTAAAGCTGAATATTTTGATACACTATTACGAGGTGACGTTGTAATATCAACGGCTGTTCATGAATTCTTTGGTGTATCAAT GTTAATAGCTTCCTACGCAAGAAAGCTAGAAGTTACTCTTCGTCGCAAATACCTTTTTCCATCCAGCTCGATTGTCCCACTCTACAAGTACTGCATCAGACACACAGCTGAATATGGATGCCTGCTATATGGTGATGCACCAAAAACGGTGCTGGAACCTCCCCAGAAGATCCAGAATAGACAAATAGAATGGGCTGCACCTCTACACATGTCTCGCTCCAGGCTCTAA